The following are encoded together in the Bradyrhizobium algeriense genome:
- a CDS encoding polysaccharide deacetylase family protein, with product MKLLRNTVIRAGLEALYFSGAHYLLRPIFAGVGVIFMLHHVRPRRDDGFQPNYHLEVEPEFLRAMLAHLRNLDVDIVTLDEVHQRLQQRKFARRFACFTLDDGYRDNRDFALPVMREFDAPLTVYVTSDFAEGTGRLWWVALERAIAKASSIEIPFGGTATRLDTSTPAAKQAAFDRMHEWLRALPTEHDMQREISALCTRYDVDETPIAREFCMSWEELKGFADDPLVTIGAHTITHCNLARQSEETASFELATSRARIEAVLQRPVLHLAYPYGDRIAAGQREFALAKAAGFKTAVTTRPGMIFPESAEHMTALQRVSLNGNYQDARILPVLTSGAATAMWSGFRRIDAA from the coding sequence ATGAAACTGCTTCGCAACACCGTCATCCGCGCCGGACTGGAAGCGCTGTACTTCTCCGGAGCGCATTACCTGCTGCGACCAATCTTCGCAGGTGTCGGCGTCATTTTCATGCTGCACCACGTCCGCCCCCGCCGCGACGACGGGTTTCAGCCCAATTATCATCTCGAGGTCGAGCCAGAGTTCTTGCGGGCGATGCTGGCGCATCTTCGTAACCTCGACGTCGACATCGTCACCTTGGACGAGGTGCATCAGCGGCTCCAGCAGCGCAAATTCGCGCGGCGCTTCGCCTGCTTCACCCTCGACGATGGCTATCGCGACAACCGCGACTTCGCCTTACCGGTGATGCGCGAATTTGACGCGCCCCTCACCGTCTACGTGACAAGCGATTTTGCCGAAGGCACCGGGAGGTTGTGGTGGGTCGCGCTCGAGCGGGCGATCGCCAAGGCATCCTCGATCGAAATCCCCTTCGGCGGCACAGCTACCCGCCTCGATACCTCGACGCCGGCCGCCAAGCAGGCGGCCTTCGACCGCATGCACGAATGGCTGCGCGCGCTGCCGACCGAACACGACATGCAGCGTGAAATCTCCGCGCTATGCACGCGGTATGACGTGGACGAGACTCCGATCGCCCGCGAGTTCTGCATGTCCTGGGAGGAATTGAAGGGATTCGCTGATGATCCCCTGGTGACGATCGGCGCGCATACGATCACGCATTGCAATCTGGCGCGGCAGAGCGAGGAGACCGCCTCGTTCGAACTGGCCACCAGCCGCGCGCGAATCGAAGCTGTGTTGCAGCGGCCGGTGCTTCATCTCGCCTATCCCTATGGCGACCGGATCGCGGCGGGCCAGCGCGAATTTGCCCTGGCGAAGGCCGCCGGATTCAAGACCGCGGTCACGACGCGGCCGGGCATGATTTTTCCGGAAAGCGCCGAGCATATGACCGCGCTGCAACGGGTTTCGCTCAACGGCAATTACCAGGATGCGCGCATCCTCCCGGTCCTGACCTCCGGCGCCGCCACCGCCATGTGGAGCGGCTTTCGCCGCATCGACGCGGCGTAG
- the pstA gene encoding phosphate ABC transporter permease PstA, whose translation MNPIYASRRRNNIIIKFLCLGAALFGVTWLALILFTLFYNGLAGLNLAVFTQDTPPPGSTDGGLRNAIIGSIMMTVIGVGIGAPLGLFAGTYLAEYGKHDRLTSVIRFINDILLSAPSIIIGLFIYGAIVVPMGGFSAFAGCLALAVIVIPVVVRTTEDMLGLVPNPLREAASALGLPRSLVIRRIAYRAARSGLITGVLLATARVAGETAPLLFTALSNQFFSLDMTKTMANLPVTINNFVQSPYVYWKQLAWSGALLITLTVLALNIGARILGAERTSK comes from the coding sequence ATGAACCCGATTTACGCATCCCGCCGCCGCAACAATATCATCATCAAGTTCCTGTGCCTGGGAGCTGCGCTGTTCGGCGTGACCTGGCTGGCGCTGATCCTGTTCACGCTGTTCTACAACGGCCTTGCCGGCTTGAATCTTGCCGTCTTCACCCAGGATACGCCGCCGCCGGGTTCGACCGATGGCGGCCTGCGCAACGCCATCATCGGCTCGATCATGATGACCGTGATCGGGGTCGGCATCGGCGCGCCGCTCGGCCTGTTCGCCGGCACGTACCTCGCCGAATACGGCAAGCACGACAGGCTCACCTCGGTGATCCGCTTCATCAACGACATCCTGCTGAGCGCGCCGTCGATCATTATCGGCCTGTTCATCTACGGCGCCATCGTGGTGCCGATGGGCGGCTTCTCGGCCTTTGCCGGCTGTCTGGCGCTCGCCGTGATCGTGATCCCCGTCGTGGTGCGCACCACCGAGGACATGCTGGGGCTGGTGCCCAATCCGCTGCGCGAGGCGGCCTCCGCGCTCGGCCTGCCGCGCTCGCTGGTGATCCGGCGGATCGCCTATCGTGCGGCCCGCTCAGGCCTGATCACCGGCGTGCTGCTCGCCACCGCCCGCGTCGCCGGTGAAACCGCGCCGCTGCTGTTCACCGCGCTTTCGAACCAGTTCTTCAGCCTGGACATGACCAAGACGATGGCCAACCTGCCGGTCACCATCAACAACTTCGTGCAGAGCCCCTATGTCTACTGGAAACAGCTCGCCTGGAGCGGGGCGCTCTTGATCACGCTCACCGTACTTGCCCTGAATATTGGCGCGCGCATTCTCGGCGCCGAGAGGACATCCAAATGA
- the pstC gene encoding phosphate ABC transporter permease subunit PstC, which translates to MAEMAVDSDAMEAAGPYDRARALSAFKLGDVTFYWITRACAISVLLILGGIIISLIVGAWPAIREYGVAFLWTQRWAPSADPPVLGALGPIYGTLITSVIAMMIAIPVGLGIAIFLTEICPIWLRRPIGLAVELLAGIPSIIYGMWGFFILGPFLANTFQPFMISVFDGVPVLGTIFAGPPSYLSLFNAALILAIMVLPFITAISVDVFKTVPPVLKEAAYGVGCTTWEVVRNVVIPYTRVGVIGGIMLALGRALGETMAVTFIIGNSFKIQSSIFAPGTTISAAIASEFAESDGLHQSGLILLGLLLFVLTFFVLAAARLMLMRLEKKAGN; encoded by the coding sequence GTGGCAGAAATGGCGGTTGATAGCGACGCAATGGAGGCTGCCGGACCTTATGATCGCGCAAGGGCTCTCAGCGCGTTCAAGCTCGGCGACGTCACCTTCTATTGGATCACGCGCGCCTGCGCGATCTCGGTTCTCCTCATCCTGGGCGGCATCATCATTTCGCTGATCGTCGGCGCTTGGCCCGCCATCCGCGAATATGGCGTAGCCTTCCTGTGGACGCAGCGCTGGGCGCCGTCGGCCGATCCGCCTGTTCTCGGCGCGCTCGGCCCGATCTACGGCACGCTGATCACCTCCGTGATCGCGATGATGATCGCCATTCCCGTCGGCCTCGGCATCGCGATTTTCCTCACCGAGATCTGCCCGATCTGGCTGCGCCGCCCCATTGGACTTGCGGTCGAGCTGCTCGCCGGCATTCCCTCGATCATCTACGGCATGTGGGGCTTCTTCATATTGGGCCCGTTCCTGGCCAACACCTTCCAGCCCTTCATGATCAGCGTGTTCGACGGCGTCCCCGTGCTGGGCACGATCTTCGCCGGTCCCCCGTCCTATCTCAGCCTGTTCAACGCCGCGCTGATCCTTGCGATCATGGTGCTGCCCTTCATCACCGCGATCTCGGTCGACGTCTTCAAGACGGTGCCGCCGGTGCTGAAGGAAGCCGCCTATGGCGTCGGCTGCACCACCTGGGAAGTCGTTCGCAACGTCGTCATCCCCTACACAAGGGTCGGCGTGATCGGCGGCATCATGCTGGCGCTTGGCCGCGCGCTCGGCGAGACGATGGCGGTCACCTTCATCATCGGCAATTCGTTCAAGATCCAGTCCTCGATCTTCGCGCCGGGCACCACGATCTCAGCCGCCATCGCGTCCGAATTCGCCGAGAGCGACGGGCTGCATCAATCCGGCCTGATCCTGCTTGGTCTCTTGCTGTTCGTTCTGACGTTCTTCGTGCTCGCAGCCGCGCGGCTGATGCTGATGCGGCTGGAAAAGAAGGCGGGGAACTAG
- a CDS encoding lysylphosphatidylglycerol synthase domain-containing protein → MLEAIRRAMSFLRQKQVLHKLGVLISITVIAVACYVLYHMLRGIDTDEVIDAIKGTEPRQIALAALFVAAGYFTLTFYDWFAVRAIGQGHIPYRVNALAAFTSYSIGHNVGASVFTGGAVRYRIYSAWGLNAIDVAKICFLAGLTFWLGNAAVLGLGIAYHPEAAASIDQLPVWLNRVAAFGILLGLVGYVAWVWAAPRGVGRGPWTVTLPGGPLTLLQIAIGIIDLGFCALAMYVLVPDEPNLGFVVVAVIFVSATLLGFASHSPGGLGVFDAAMLVGLWQMDREELLAGMLLFRVLYYIGPFVISVILLTLREIILGARSKRLRQLAAGADAEPTRHEAAVYVRERGDTGT, encoded by the coding sequence ATGCTGGAAGCAATACGCAGGGCGATGTCGTTTCTGCGCCAGAAGCAGGTCCTGCACAAGCTCGGGGTCTTGATCAGCATCACGGTGATCGCCGTTGCGTGCTACGTGCTCTATCACATGCTTCGCGGCATCGACACCGATGAGGTGATCGACGCCATCAAGGGCACCGAGCCGCGCCAGATCGCGCTGGCGGCCCTGTTCGTGGCGGCGGGCTATTTCACGCTGACCTTCTATGACTGGTTCGCGGTCCGCGCGATCGGCCAAGGCCACATTCCCTACCGCGTCAACGCGCTGGCCGCCTTCACCTCCTATTCGATCGGACACAATGTCGGCGCCAGCGTCTTCACCGGCGGCGCGGTGCGCTACCGGATCTATTCGGCCTGGGGGCTGAACGCGATCGATGTCGCCAAGATCTGTTTCCTCGCCGGGCTGACCTTCTGGCTCGGCAATGCCGCGGTGCTGGGACTGGGCATCGCCTATCACCCGGAAGCCGCCGCCTCGATCGATCAGTTGCCGGTCTGGCTCAACCGCGTGGCGGCGTTCGGCATCCTGCTCGGACTGGTTGGCTATGTAGCCTGGGTCTGGGCCGCGCCGCGCGGCGTCGGCCGCGGGCCGTGGACGGTCACGCTGCCGGGCGGGCCGCTGACGCTGCTGCAGATCGCCATTGGCATTATCGATCTCGGCTTCTGTGCGCTGGCGATGTATGTGCTGGTGCCGGACGAACCCAATCTGGGCTTTGTCGTCGTCGCTGTCATCTTCGTCTCGGCCACGCTGCTGGGGTTTGCCAGCCATTCCCCGGGCGGGCTCGGCGTTTTCGATGCCGCCATGCTGGTCGGGCTCTGGCAGATGGACCGGGAGGAACTGCTCGCCGGCATGCTGCTGTTCCGCGTCCTCTATTATATCGGGCCGTTTGTCATATCTGTAATCTTGCTGACGCTTCGGGAGATTATCCTCGGCGCGCGATCGAAGCGCCTGCGCCAGTTGGCGGCGGGCGCCGACGCCGAGCCGACGAGGCATGAGGCCGCCGTCTATGTGCGCGAGCGTGGCGACACGGGCACCTGA
- a CDS encoding OmpA family protein — MHGLFRWSGKWWPGVIPLVMFWAIAGWTSTEPLEADLAQRSTAALKDTILDKRRISVAGRDVSLAADAFSEDGRQSAVASVETVPGVRLVNDETRLVPEAKPFVWSAERDVLRVTLSGSSPLPASKGRLMEAARASLGGVEVVDRMNLSRGAPPRFDNAALLLLEQVGKLKDGKITLSDTKVSLSGMARELGGREAIAAALKNLPEGFSVAANEVKAPPYILQAYKDPVAVTLTLTGNVPDSNAHTALVAAAGRKFFSEKVVDNLKASIGAPVGFAAAVVPALGALSRLSTGTLVISDREVKLSGDALYEAAAVQIRAGLGKDFPQGWQFKPEISVKPPAAPVDATVCQQLFSELLGKARIRFESGKADIVADSAGLLDRLIETALRCPTANIEISGHSDTNGEEAANQALSEKRAQAVADYLVKAGLPANRFSAVGYGSTQPIAANDTDQGKAQNRRIDFVVK, encoded by the coding sequence ATGCACGGACTTTTCAGGTGGAGTGGCAAATGGTGGCCGGGCGTCATTCCTTTGGTCATGTTTTGGGCTATCGCGGGTTGGACGAGCACCGAACCGCTTGAAGCCGACCTGGCGCAGCGTTCGACCGCCGCCCTCAAGGACACCATCCTCGACAAAAGGCGAATCTCGGTCGCAGGCCGCGACGTGAGCCTTGCGGCGGATGCTTTCTCGGAAGATGGCCGGCAGAGTGCGGTGGCGTCGGTGGAAACCGTGCCGGGTGTGCGCCTGGTTAACGATGAAACCCGGCTCGTTCCTGAAGCCAAGCCGTTTGTCTGGTCGGCCGAACGCGACGTCCTGCGGGTGACGCTGTCGGGCAGTTCGCCGCTGCCGGCGAGCAAGGGCCGCTTGATGGAGGCGGCCCGCGCCAGCCTCGGTGGCGTCGAAGTGGTCGACCGGATGAATCTGTCGCGCGGGGCGCCGCCGCGTTTCGACAATGCCGCGCTGTTGCTGCTCGAGCAGGTCGGCAAGCTGAAGGATGGCAAGATCACGCTGTCGGACACCAAGGTCAGCCTGTCCGGCATGGCGCGCGAACTCGGCGGCCGGGAAGCCATCGCCGCCGCGCTGAAAAATCTGCCCGAGGGATTTTCGGTCGCGGCCAACGAGGTCAAGGCGCCGCCTTACATCTTGCAGGCCTACAAGGATCCGGTCGCGGTGACGCTGACGCTGACCGGCAATGTGCCTGACAGCAACGCCCACACCGCGCTGGTGGCGGCGGCGGGACGCAAGTTCTTCAGCGAAAAGGTCGTCGACAACCTCAAGGCGAGCATCGGCGCCCCCGTGGGCTTTGCCGCCGCGGTGGTGCCCGCGCTCGGTGCGCTGTCGCGGCTGTCGACCGGCACGCTCGTCATCTCCGACCGGGAGGTCAAGCTGTCGGGCGATGCGCTTTATGAAGCCGCCGCCGTTCAGATCCGCGCCGGCCTCGGCAAGGACTTTCCGCAGGGCTGGCAGTTCAAGCCGGAAATCTCGGTCAAGCCGCCCGCCGCGCCGGTGGATGCGACCGTCTGCCAGCAATTATTCTCCGAACTGCTCGGCAAGGCCCGGATCCGCTTCGAATCCGGCAAGGCCGACATTGTCGCGGATTCCGCCGGCTTGCTCGACCGCCTGATCGAAACCGCGTTGCGCTGTCCGACCGCCAATATCGAGATATCAGGACATAGCGATACCAACGGCGAGGAGGCGGCCAACCAGGCCCTGTCCGAGAAGCGTGCCCAGGCGGTTGCCGACTATTTGGTCAAGGCGGGATTGCCGGCCAACCGGTTCAGCGCGGTCGGCTATGGTTCGACGCAGCCGATTGCGGCTAACGATACCGACCAGGGCAAGGCGCAGAACCGCCGCATCGATTTCGTGGTGAAGTGA
- the pstS gene encoding phosphate ABC transporter substrate-binding protein PstS: MNFLRTIVAAGLVAASTSAFAADITGAGATFPFPIYSKWADAYKKETGNGLNYQSIGSGAGIKQIQAKTVTFGATDAPLKHEQLEKDGLVQWPMVMGAIVPVVNLEGIKPGELVLSGEVLGDIYLGKIKKWDDAAIAKLNPKLKLPADAITVVRRSDGSGTTFNFTDYLSKSSADWKAKVGMGTAVEWPTGVGAKGNEGVAGNVGQTKNAIGYVEYAYAKQNKLTYAAMINKAGKTVQPTIAAFQAAASNADWAKAPGYYVILTDQPGEASWPITAATFILMHKAATDKAASQEAIKFFKWSFERGAKMAEELDYIPMPESVVKLIEKTWSAEIKS, translated from the coding sequence ATGAATTTCCTCAGGACAATCGTCGCTGCCGGCCTGGTCGCCGCTTCGACGTCGGCCTTCGCTGCCGATATCACCGGCGCGGGCGCCACCTTCCCCTTCCCGATCTATTCGAAGTGGGCGGACGCCTACAAGAAGGAGACCGGCAACGGTCTGAACTACCAGTCGATCGGCTCCGGCGCCGGCATCAAGCAGATCCAGGCCAAGACCGTGACCTTCGGCGCTACCGACGCGCCGCTCAAGCATGAGCAGCTCGAGAAGGACGGCCTGGTGCAGTGGCCGATGGTGATGGGCGCGATCGTGCCGGTCGTGAACCTCGAAGGCATCAAGCCGGGCGAACTCGTGCTCTCGGGCGAAGTGCTCGGCGACATCTATCTCGGCAAGATCAAGAAGTGGGACGATGCCGCGATCGCAAAACTCAATCCGAAGCTGAAGCTGCCGGCTGACGCCATCACCGTGGTGCGCCGCTCCGACGGTTCGGGCACCACCTTCAACTTCACCGACTACCTCTCGAAGTCGAGCGCCGACTGGAAAGCCAAGGTCGGCATGGGCACCGCGGTCGAATGGCCGACCGGCGTCGGCGCCAAGGGCAATGAAGGCGTTGCCGGCAATGTCGGCCAGACCAAGAACGCGATCGGTTATGTCGAATATGCCTACGCCAAGCAGAACAAGCTGACCTATGCGGCGATGATCAACAAGGCCGGCAAGACCGTGCAGCCGACCATCGCAGCGTTCCAGGCGGCCGCCTCCAACGCCGACTGGGCCAAGGCGCCCGGCTACTACGTGATCCTTACCGACCAGCCCGGCGAAGCCTCCTGGCCGATCACCGCAGCGACCTTCATCCTGATGCACAAGGCTGCAACCGACAAGGCAGCGTCCCAGGAAGCCATCAAGTTCTTCAAATGGTCGTTCGAGAGGGGCGCCAAGATGGCCGAAGAACTCGACTACATCCCGATGCCGGAATCGGTCGTCAAGCTGATCGAAAAGACCTGGTCGGCCGAGATCAAGAGCTGA
- the phoU gene encoding phosphate signaling complex protein PhoU: MASEHTAKAFDSDLQELTRLVAEMGGLVERMITESVDALIRRDVALGKRVVAADVEIDRLQHAIEERAVLTIARRQPMAIDLREIVGAMRVATDLERIGDLAKNMGKRVAALENDFQPLKLIRGLEHMTDLVQSQVKSVLDAYAAHDLPAAMAVWKGDEEVDAICTSLFRELLTYMMEDPRNISFCIHLMFCAKNIERIGDHATNIAETVFYMIEGQQMLDQRPKGDMTTFATTIPNS; this comes from the coding sequence ATGGCTTCTGAACACACCGCCAAGGCATTTGACAGCGATCTTCAGGAATTGACCCGCCTGGTCGCCGAGATGGGCGGCCTGGTCGAGCGCATGATCACCGAATCCGTCGATGCGCTGATCCGCCGCGACGTCGCGCTCGGCAAGCGCGTTGTCGCTGCCGACGTTGAAATCGACCGCCTGCAGCATGCAATCGAGGAACGCGCGGTGCTGACCATCGCGCGGCGCCAGCCGATGGCGATCGACCTGCGCGAAATCGTCGGCGCCATGCGGGTTGCTACCGATCTGGAGCGGATCGGCGACCTCGCCAAGAACATGGGCAAGCGGGTCGCCGCGCTGGAGAACGATTTCCAGCCGCTGAAGCTGATCCGCGGCCTCGAGCACATGACCGATCTGGTGCAGTCGCAGGTCAAGTCGGTGCTGGATGCCTATGCGGCGCACGACCTGCCGGCGGCTATGGCGGTCTGGAAGGGCGACGAGGAAGTCGACGCCATCTGCACCTCGCTGTTCCGCGAACTCCTCACCTACATGATGGAGGATCCGCGCAACATCTCGTTCTGCATTCATTTGATGTTCTGCGCCAAGAACATCGAACGGATCGGCGACCACGCCACCAACATCGCCGAAACCGTATTCTACATGATCGAGGGACAGCAGATGCTCGACCAGCGCCCCAAGGGCGACATGACGACGTTTGCGACCACGATACCGAATAGCTGA
- a CDS encoding sensor histidine kinase, with the protein MAIDDSSSASFFAPWPDRLRHSAIILLAAGLALCALVVLADLSLARAVAVFICIAAAALVPWRLHHVAASRDDVRAVSPVESAAVSAVVAGMPDPAVLLDRAGRVIHLNAAAAQLAPALRKNELAQFALRSPEIITALREAIATTEPRRASYHDQVPVDRWMELIITPVPVPTLFGGTEKCMLMTFHDQTPLRRVEEMRADFVANASHELRTPLAALSGFIDTLQGPAKEDAKARERFLSIMHTQATRMARLIDDLLSLSRVELSAHVRPDASVDIVPIIRQVADGLEPLARERQVAIEIDLPEAPVTIAGDREELLRLFENLIENALKYGASGGRVIVSLTQATSSEGAPEVRIMVRDFGPGIAPEHLPRLTERFYRVDVGDSRAQGGTGLGLSLVKHILNRHRGRLLIESVPKNGAVFTACFPQAKTPSAL; encoded by the coding sequence ATGGCGATCGACGATTCCAGCTCTGCCTCCTTCTTTGCACCGTGGCCGGACCGGTTGCGGCATTCGGCGATCATCCTGCTCGCCGCCGGGCTCGCGCTTTGCGCGCTGGTGGTGCTGGCCGATCTTTCTCTGGCGCGCGCCGTGGCCGTTTTCATCTGTATCGCCGCCGCAGCGCTGGTGCCGTGGCGGCTGCATCATGTGGCGGCCTCCCGTGACGACGTCCGCGCCGTCAGCCCGGTGGAGTCTGCCGCCGTCAGCGCCGTCGTTGCCGGCATGCCGGATCCGGCCGTGCTGCTCGACCGCGCCGGCCGCGTCATCCATCTCAACGCAGCGGCCGCCCAGCTCGCGCCTGCGCTGCGCAAGAACGAGCTCGCCCAGTTCGCGCTGCGCTCGCCCGAAATCATCACCGCGCTGCGCGAGGCGATTGCGACCACCGAACCGCGCCGGGCGAGCTACCACGACCAGGTGCCGGTCGACCGCTGGATGGAACTGATCATCACGCCGGTGCCGGTGCCGACGCTGTTCGGCGGCACCGAGAAATGCATGCTGATGACCTTCCACGACCAGACGCCGCTGCGGCGGGTCGAGGAAATGCGTGCCGATTTCGTCGCCAATGCCAGCCACGAACTGCGGACGCCGCTCGCGGCGCTGTCCGGCTTCATCGATACGCTGCAGGGTCCTGCCAAGGAGGACGCCAAGGCGCGCGAACGCTTCCTGTCGATCATGCATACGCAGGCGACGCGAATGGCGCGGCTGATCGACGATCTGCTTTCGCTGTCGCGGGTCGAATTGTCGGCCCATGTCCGGCCCGACGCGTCAGTCGATATCGTGCCGATTATTCGCCAGGTCGCCGACGGGCTGGAGCCGCTCGCCCGGGAGCGTCAGGTCGCGATCGAGATCGACCTGCCGGAAGCGCCGGTGACCATCGCGGGCGACCGCGAGGAACTGCTGCGGCTGTTCGAAAACCTGATCGAGAACGCGCTCAAATATGGCGCGTCCGGTGGGCGGGTGATCGTCTCCCTGACCCAGGCCACGTCCAGCGAGGGCGCGCCGGAAGTACGTATCATGGTCCGGGATTTCGGCCCCGGCATCGCCCCGGAACACCTGCCGCGGCTGACCGAGCGCTTCTACCGGGTCGATGTCGGCGACAGCCGCGCGCAGGGCGGAACCGGGCTCGGTTTATCCTTGGTGAAACATATTCTTAACCGCCATCGCGGCCGGCTTTTGATCGAAAGCGTGCCCAAAAACGGCGCGGTCTTTACCGCCTGTTTTCCCCAGGCGAAGACCCCATCAGCGCTATAA
- the phoB gene encoding phosphate regulon transcriptional regulator PhoB gives MSARIMVVEDEEALTTLLRYNLDAEGYDVETVARGDDADTRLKERVPDLVVLDWMLPGLSGIELCRRLRARPETKQLPIIMLTARGEESERVRGLATGADDYIVKPFSVPELLARVKGLLRRASPERLATVLTYGDIELDREKRRVARSGRSIDLGPTEYRLLEFFLEHPGRVFSREQLLDSVWGRDIYIDERTVDVHIGRLRKLLNPGREQDPIRTVRGAGYALDDRFAKVE, from the coding sequence ATGAGCGCGCGCATAATGGTGGTCGAGGACGAGGAAGCGCTGACCACGCTGTTGCGCTACAACCTCGATGCTGAAGGCTATGACGTCGAAACCGTCGCCCGCGGCGACGACGCCGATACGCGGCTGAAGGAGCGCGTGCCGGATCTCGTCGTGCTCGACTGGATGCTGCCGGGGCTGTCAGGCATCGAACTCTGCCGCCGCCTGCGCGCCCGGCCGGAGACCAAGCAATTGCCGATCATCATGCTCACGGCACGCGGCGAGGAGAGCGAGCGGGTGCGGGGCCTGGCGACCGGCGCCGACGATTACATCGTCAAGCCGTTCTCGGTGCCGGAGCTGCTGGCGCGGGTGAAGGGCCTGCTGCGGCGGGCAAGTCCCGAGCGGCTCGCCACCGTGCTCACCTATGGCGACATCGAACTCGACCGCGAAAAACGCCGCGTCGCGCGTTCGGGCCGCTCCATCGATCTCGGCCCGACCGAGTATCGCCTGCTGGAATTTTTTCTCGAGCATCCCGGCCGCGTCTTCAGCCGCGAGCAGTTGCTCGACAGCGTCTGGGGCCGCGACATCTATATCGACGAGCGCACCGTTGACGTCCATATCGGCCGCCTGCGCAAACTGCTCAACCCGGGCCGCGAACAGGACCCGATCCGCACCGTGCGCGGCGCGGGTTATGCGCTGGATGACAGGTTTGCGAAGGTGGAGTAG
- a CDS encoding protocatechuate 3,4-dioxygenase: MDNSTGTRLHRTPDQILGPYFPTGQTPASQADLTSVKGFEGCAQGEIIEVTGRVLNLDGEPVRGVPVTIWQANSFGRYVHANDLNPAPLDPHFVGCVGILSDSDGVYRIKTVKPGAYPAGPDWMRPPHIHFEVHGRFERLITQMYFPGEPLNACDRLLNAALRPDLLIAEPLPSEDGADHRVLNFDIVLARG, from the coding sequence ATGGACAACTCAACGGGCACGCGGCTGCACCGGACACCGGACCAGATTCTCGGTCCCTACTTCCCGACCGGGCAGACGCCGGCCTCACAGGCCGACCTGACCTCGGTCAAGGGTTTCGAGGGGTGTGCGCAGGGAGAAATCATCGAGGTCACAGGGAGGGTGCTCAATCTCGACGGCGAACCCGTTCGCGGGGTACCCGTCACGATCTGGCAGGCCAACAGCTTTGGCCGCTACGTGCATGCCAACGACCTAAATCCTGCGCCGCTCGATCCCCACTTTGTCGGTTGCGTCGGCATTCTATCTGATAGCGACGGCGTCTATCGGATCAAAACCGTCAAGCCTGGAGCTTATCCCGCAGGTCCAGATTGGATGCGCCCGCCTCATATCCACTTCGAAGTTCACGGCCGATTCGAGCGGCTGATCACCCAGATGTATTTTCCCGGCGAGCCGCTCAATGCCTGCGACAGGCTGCTCAACGCTGCGCTGCGTCCCGATCTGCTGATTGCAGAGCCACTTCCATCGGAAGATGGAGCAGACCATCGCGTTCTGAATTTCGATATCGTTCTTGCGCGGGGCTGA
- the pstB gene encoding phosphate ABC transporter ATP-binding protein PstB produces MTDLSVSVSSASGPVPQVALPEAAPKVTARGLNFYYGDHHALKNINLTLGTHRVTAFIGPSGCGKSTLLRIFNRMYDLYPGQKATGQLMLDQTNILDPKLDLNLLRARVGMVFQKPTPFPMTIYENIAFGIRLYEKISKSEMDGRVEKALRGGALWNEVKDKLNASGLSLSGGQQQRLCIARTVAVRPEVILFDEPCSALDPISTAKIEELIQELAEDYTIAIVTHNMQQAARVSDKTAFMYLGELIEFDDTNRIFTSPSDRRTQDYITGRFG; encoded by the coding sequence ATGACCGATCTCTCCGTATCCGTGAGTTCCGCGAGCGGGCCCGTTCCGCAGGTGGCGCTGCCCGAGGCCGCGCCCAAGGTGACCGCCCGCGGCCTGAACTTTTACTATGGCGACCATCACGCGCTGAAGAACATCAACCTGACGCTCGGCACCCACCGCGTCACCGCCTTCATCGGCCCGTCCGGCTGCGGCAAGTCCACGCTGCTGCGGATCTTCAACCGGATGTACGATCTCTATCCCGGCCAGAAGGCGACCGGGCAATTGATGCTCGACCAGACCAACATCCTCGACCCCAAGCTCGACCTCAATCTGCTGCGGGCCCGCGTCGGCATGGTGTTCCAGAAGCCGACGCCGTTCCCGATGACGATCTACGAAAACATCGCCTTCGGCATCCGCCTCTATGAGAAGATCTCCAAGTCCGAGATGGATGGCCGGGTCGAGAAGGCGCTGCGCGGCGGCGCGCTGTGGAACGAGGTCAAGGACAAGCTGAACGCCTCGGGCCTCTCGCTGTCCGGCGGCCAGCAGCAGCGGCTCTGCATCGCGCGCACGGTCGCGGTGCGGCCCGAGGTGATTTTGTTCGACGAGCCGTGCTCGGCGCTAGACCCGATCTCGACCGCCAAGATCGAGGAACTGATCCAGGAACTGGCGGAGGATTACACCATCGCCATCGTCACCCATAACATGCAGCAGGCGGCCCGCGTCTCGGACAAAACCGCCTTCATGTATCTCGGCGAGCTGATCGAGTTCGACGACACCAACAGGATTTTTACCTCGCCGAGCGATCGACGCACCCAGGACTACATCACCGGCCGGTTCGGTTGA